A section of the Triticum dicoccoides isolate Atlit2015 ecotype Zavitan chromosome 7A, WEW_v2.0, whole genome shotgun sequence genome encodes:
- the LOC119328233 gene encoding uncharacterized protein LOC119328233 — protein sequence MHGKRDRLIGDRCLSVLTDEKQDISDLLGYIHGFYREALDLLPMAAIPSLAPRLLKAGMPIGFLDPVSNIIANTIAYTPPPTLQSDEGVEAPSSEWILSKIITDMNDKSVFRVPLSRQNAHGMTLARRSLDGLVSFLTSHYRYLISREAMSYLLLARADLLTAVRLIERDRNKGHSVFSITSSTNKVALECAAVSARHPEPDVLVKASLTMASPDVSMLLTGQDPLSPATLERIAELLRQGPTGMDLINISLDYLRVNEKDNNKKRKRSRQTSESTEGSRAHKKRLGPQLTFRYTLALKLLLLGKIHGHYLEALAKLPRDGLRRHHHCSPLRGGYCYGPRDPVSNIILNTICFQDAYMQAAVVSWHDDPDELVKFATSSLNMESAKLLALLQGTLTNDGVECLTMALPHKSPPTQSEEQAQQPNQVTSSSQVLSKNQKIFISEFRKKFRRDQNFFVRKVKAVSSDYSQQKGVHYKLHIICGPSVALVKKKFQFEYFHINFLATAPNSAVASPELFFAQCSNSIKERQERPSWCTPVSDSSIDNARCFSCEFNGAKIVHPYDEIYYGRYEDFKLMAHGKHGTQNELLTSSCHSDSDVMATMTQDFIYFYPNMDSKFAEMNPISNVARKLKEWKGRIF from the exons ATGCATGGCAAGCGTGACCGCCTCATCGGCGACCGTTGTCTTTCCGTCTTAACCGATGAGAAGCAGGATATAAGCGATCTGCTTGGTTACATCCATGGTTTCTACAGGGAGGCGCTCGATCTGCTCCCGATGGCGGCGATTCCCTCGCTGGCCCCGCGCCTCCTCAAGGCCGGCATGCCCATCGGCTTCCTCGACCCAGTCTCCAACATCATCGCCAACACCATCGCCTACACCCCTCCGCCGACGCTTCAATCCGACGAGGGGGTGGAGGCGCCGTCGTCGGAGTGGATCCTCTCCAAGATCATCACCGACATGAACGACAAGTCTGTCTTCAGAGTGCCGCTTTCCCGGCAAAATGCCCATGGTATGACCCTCGCGCGGCGGTCGCTGGACGGTCTTGTCAGCTTCCTCACCTCCCACTACCGCTACCTCATCAGCAGGGAAGCCATGAGCTACCTGCTCCTGGCCAGGGCCGACCTTCTCACCGCTGTGCGCCTCATCGAGCGAGATCGTAACAAGGGGCACAGTGTGTTCAGTATTACCTCCTCTACCAACAAGGTCGCTCTGGAATGTGCTGCTGTGTCTGCAAGGCATCCTGAACCAGATGTCCTGGTGAAAGCGTCGCTGACTATGGCCTCTCCCGACGTCTCCATGCTTTTGACTGGACAAGACCCTCTCTCGCCTGCAAccctcgagaggatcgccgagctgCTCAGGCAAGGCCCTACGGGCATGGATCTCATCAACATATCACTGGATTATCTTCGTGTTAATGAGAAGGACAACAATAAAAAGAGAAAGAGAAGCCGACAGACATCAGAATCCACAGAGGGGAGTAGGGCACATAAGAAGAGGCTCGGTCCTCAGTTGACATTCAGATACACGCTGGCTCTGAAGCTTTTGCTCCTTGGCAAGATCCATGGGCACTACCTAGAGGCACTTGCCAAACTGCCTCGGGACGGCCTGCGCAGGCATCACCACTGCAGCCCCCTGAGGGGTGGATACTGCTATGGCCCCAGGGATCCTGTCTCCAACATCATCCTCAACACCATCTG TTTCCAGGACGCCTATATGCAAGCGGCGGTTGTTTCATGGCACGATGACCCTGATGAGCTGGTCAAATTTGCTACGTCTTCATTGAACATGGAGTCTGCCAAGTTGTTAGCACTATTGCAGGGCACACTTACCAACGATGGAGTTGAATGCCTCACCATGGCTCTGCCACATAAATCTCCACCTACCCAGTCCGAGGAGCAGGCTCAGCAACCGAACCAGGTGACCTCAAGCTCACAGGTCTTGAGCAAGAACCAGAAAATTTTCATTTCAGAGTTCCGGAAAAAGTTTAGGCGCGACCAAAACTTCTTTGTCAGAAAGGTCAAGGCGGTATCGAGCGACTACTCTCAGCAAAAAGGG GTGCACTATAAACTTCATATCATTTGCGGACCAAGTGTTGCTCTCGTTAAGAAGAAATTCCAATTTGAATACTTCCATATCAACTTTTTGGCAACAGCGCCAAATTCTGCTGTCGCATCTCCAGAACTGTTCTTTGCTCAATGTAGCAATAGTATCAAAGAGAGGCAGGAGAGACCATCCTGGTGCACCCCTGTATCGGATTCTTCTATAGATAATG CTCGATGTTTCTCTTGTGAGTTTAATGGGGCGAAGATTGTGCATCCATATGATGAAATATACTATGGGCGCTACGAGGATTTCAAACTTATGGCTCATGGTAAACATGGCACTCAGAATGAACTCCTTACCAGTTCCTGTCATTCTGATTCTGATGTAATGGCCACAATGACACAAGATTTCATCTATTTTTATCCCAATATGGATTCAAAGTTTGCAGAAATGAACCCTATCTCCAATGTGGCTAGGAAGTTGAAAGAATGGAAGGGTAGAATCTTCTGA